TACACGTTAGCAAGGTATTGGAAACACATCTCTTCTGAGTGTGAGCAAGTTCCTGTTGGTTCTTGAGAGGATTTGCAAATGACTATTATTAGCAGAGATCCTTAGCGGACACAGTCCAGCCCAGTCTTTTAGCCCTCTCATCTTGAGTGTACAGTAACACTTCAGAGATCCAACCATGTTGGGAATGGAGGTCGGTCAGaatatggaaatgttttgtaacTTTGAAATGGACTGTAAACTCAACAGACTGAGGCTTGACTGTATATGTACAGAGACTTACTTGCTTCAATACCCTACAGCCTGGTGTACACGTGCCGAGTCAGCTTACTCAGTGTCACCCCCCTCAGACACTGAAAGGCTTATCCACTTTAGGTGGCTCCTAATGACCAGGCCAATCTCTACGTCATAATCTGTTTATCTGGGAGTCggaggctcagttggtagagcatagtgcttgcagcaccagggttgtgggttcgattcccacgggggaccagtatgaaatgATATGCCTGTACTGtaagtggctgtggataagagcgtctgctaaatgactgacatGTAAACGTAGCTGGAGTTAGGGAGTCACGTGTGAGGTGGTCCAGGATATGGTGGTGGGAGAacaggacagtcagacagattcATACACACAAACCGCCCCTAACCTGGTAAAAATAGGCGACATATCATATATAAATGAATGTTCATTTGGAAAAGTTTTGAATAACATTTTATTGTCTGTAACAATGGTAGAAAACAACACACAAAAATAAAACATCCTCCATTGTTACTTGACCTCAAGGTATTTGACCTAATGAAATAAGGCCATGGGTCTGATATGGTATTAGCTGGTATTAGGTCAACAGGCTAACAGGTAGAAACAGATCCAACTCACCTGACAACAGTAGATACAGATTTTAAACAAACAGACGGCTTCTCTGTAACATATGGCAAGCAGAAGTCATCCTTGCTTTGGACCATGTCAACACGTTTTAAATTTGACATACACAATTTTGTAGTTCTAATGTATGTTCTATGTATggcttatgaatgtgttatggagCCCTTATGTACAGTTATGGGGTTCTACTGGTCCGGAACATCTGCTGTGGTGGGATAGGAACCAACCTGACTAAGTCCCTGGACCCTGGGGAAAACGAGAAAGGAACACGATGGCACCAACCTCTTCCACAGTGCATCATGGGAGCTCTCCTCAGTAGAGCTCTCTCTAATCAGAGAAACGTTTACTCTACAGTAGgaaagcatcatcatcatcacgtgAGTGGGATGTGTCGCTAGTGCTGTGTGTTTCACTTTGGGTTGGATGTATTTATACATGTACTTGGTCAGAGGAGGAGGTGCCGTGGGGTCCAGGAAGGAGGTGCGGAGGGAGCCCAGGTCATCCAGTGTCTCCTGGGCCGTCTGCCTCAGGGCCGGGTGGCGGCTGGAGGTGGCCAGCGTGCGTATGCGCTCCAGTGGAAGAAGGGGGTCGTCCAGCAGCAGCCCGGGCCCCACCAGGGCCTCCTCCAGCAGCACTGACTGGAGCAGCCGCAGGGCGTGGAGGCAAACCTCAGAGTCCCCGTctcaggaggggaagaggggtcgggagagaggaggacaagagagagcaaaaagagagagatagaatgaaaCAGAAAGGGCGAGGGAAGAGAGGATGGGCAGAATCAGAAAGAAACAGCATGAGaggaagggaaaagagagagagagagagagagagaggagagagaaagaaagagagagagggagagagaaagaaggagagagagaggagagagagagaaagagagagggagagagaaagagaaagaaagagagagagaaggagagagagaaagagagagggagagagaaagaaagagagagagaagagagagagagaaggagagagatagaaagagagaaagagagagaggagagagaaagagagagtaagaaagagagagagagaggagagagaaagagaaagagagaaagagagagagagagagagaaagagagagagagagaggagagagaaagagaaagagagagagatatacagtctTAATCCTCCTAACTGACCACAACAAGAATCCTTCTTCGCTGATCTGAGTTAAACACACTGATGCCAGCTCTCTGAGCTCTGATTCAGGCTCTGTATTtcggacacacactggactcttgGACGATTAGCCCCATTGTGGGCAATAAGAGATCCAAATGAACAAACAAACGCTTTTGAATGCACACATTTTATAACACCACATACAAAGCACACAAGCCCACCCCTCACTCCCCTCTTACCTTCCAAAAGGGTCCAGATGAGAGAGAAGTCCTGGAAACTCCCTGATATACTTCAGTCCCTTTACACTGATACTGACATTATACAGAGCCATCAGCATCAACCTGTAACACAGAGAAACTACAATAACCATCATCATTCATCCACTTGCAGATAAGCTACAATGGCCATCCACATCCACCTGCAGAGAAACTACAATAACCATCATCATTCATCCACTTGCAGATAAGCTACAATGGCCATCCATATCCACCTGCAGAAAAACTACAATAACCATCATCATTCATTTACCTGCAGAAAAACTACAATAACCATTATCATTCCTCCACCTGCAGAGAAACTACAATGCCTAGTTAATTTATTATTGTAGGTATCATTTGATCTGGATTCAGATGGCTGTGTGTATTGATGTTGGGTCGGCCAACATAACTGCTGAGGAGAACGTGTGTGTATGATTATTAATGTGAGTGATTTAGAAGTCCTCCAGTCTTACACTTTGAGTTTGGGGAAGACCCCAGGCTTCAGGAGCTCCAGCAGCTGCATCAGAGTCTCCAGGAGGACGTGGGCGGAGCTGGACAGGTAGTCCCGCCCACACGTCACCGCCGCCACGTCTGAGTGGACAATCAAACAGCAGAGAGGTCACCGATTGGAGAGCTAAAGATGATAACGCTGAGCAGGCTGTGCcatttattataaactgggtggttccagccctgaatgctgattggctgacagccgtggtatatcagaccatattccacgggtatgacaaaacgtttatttttactgctctaattacattggtaaccagtttataatatcaataaggcacctcggggtttgtggtgtatggccaatataccacggctaaagggctgtatccaggcactcgtaagaacagcccttagctgtggtatattggccatataccacaccccctcatgctttattgcttaattatatgaTGCAAGATATGTTATATAACACAGCATAGACTGGAATAACTCACAGTGAGATGGTGTAATTATAAACTGTGGTTATCAAAATACATTCAATAGACAGTTTGGATGGCATGCCGCACACTCACTGGTGACGACTCCGGCCAGCGCCAGAACAAACTGCTGCTCATGGGAGTTGGAGTCTTGCTGCTCGGCCTTGGCCTCCCCATCCAGAGACTTGACAAAGCTCTCCAGGGTCTGGCCCGCCACGCTCAGGAAGGACTGCAGCTTACCCTACAATTAGAGTAATGAGAAAGGGTCAGAGGTGgccagaggaaaggggaggaattAAGGAGGGTGATGGAAGAGGATAAAGGCAAAGAGAACCAGGACATGGACTGGAGTGGAAAGAGAACCAGGACATGGACTAGAGTTTAAAGAGAACCAGGACATGGACTAGAGTTTAAAGAGAACCAGGACATGGACTAGAGTTTAAAGAGAACCAGGACATGGACTAGAGTTTAAAGAGAACCAGGACATGGACTAGAGTTTAAAGAGAACCAGGACATGGACTAGAGTTTAAAGAGAACCAGGACCAGGACTAGAGTTTAAAGAGAACCAGGACCATGGACTGGAGTTTAAAGAGAACCAGGACATGGACTAGAGTTTAAAGAGAACCAGGACATGGACTAGAGTTTAAAGAGAACCAGGACATGGACTAGAGTTTAAAGAGAACCAGGACATGGACTAGAGTTTAAAGAGAACCAGGACTAGAGTTTAAAGAGAACCAGGACATGGACTAGAGTTTAAAGAGAACCAGGACATGGACTAGAGTTTAAAGAGAACCAGGACATGGACTAGAGTTTAAAGAGAACCAGGACATGGACTAGAGTTTAAAGAGAACCAGGACATGGACTAGAGTTTAAAGAGAACCAGGACATGGACTAGAGTTTAAAGAGAACCAGGACCAGGACATGGACTAGAGTTTAAAGAGAACCAGGACATGGACTAGAGTTTAAAGAGAACCAGGACATGGACTATAGTTTAAAGAGAACCAGGACATGGACTAGAGTTTAAAGAGAACCAGGACATGGACTGGAGTTTAAAGAGAACCAGGACATGGACTAGAGTTTAAAGAGAACCAGGACATGGACTAGAGTTTAAAGAGAACCAGGACATGGACCAGTTTAAAGAGAACCAGGACATGGACTGGAGTTTAAAGAGAACCAGGACATGGACTGGAGTTTAAAGAGAACCAGGACATGGACTAGAGTTTAAGAGAACCAGGACATGGACTAGAGTTTAAAGAGAACCAGGACATGGACTAGAGTTTAAAGAGAACCAGGACAGGACATGAACCAGGACATGGACTAGAGTTTAAAGAGAACCAGGACATGGACCAGGAACCAGGACATGGACTGTAGTTTAAAGAGAACCAGGACATGGACAGAGTTTAAAGAGAACCAGGACATGGACTAGGTTTAAAGAGAACCAGGACATGGACTATAGTTTAAAGAGAACCAGGACATGGACATGATGTTTAAAGAGAACCAGGACATGGACTGATTTAAAGAGAACCAGGACATGGACTGGAGTGGAAAGCATCAGAGGCAGAGGAATAGAATAGGTTCAGATGAGTGCTGACCCCATCTTTTTttttaatcaggtaggccagtttagaacaagttctcatttacaactcgacctggccaagataaagcaaaaagcagtttgacacaaacaacaacacagagttacacataaacaaacataaagTCAAGCTACTGTCATCATGGTATAGCTATCcagtcctctcagatctccacaggtGTGATGAAGCTCTGTCATCATAGCTATCcagtcctctcagatctccacaggtGTGATGAAGCTACTGTCATGATGTTATAGCTATCcagtcctctcagatctccacaggtGTGATGAAGCTACTGTCATCATGGTATAGCTATCcagtcctctcagatctccacaggtGTGTAAGCGGCTAGGAGTTGGTTTGGAATTGGGTGAAAGGTTTTGTAAGGTCTGTGGATGAATGCCTCTCACATCGGCCAGGATGTCTTTGACTGCCTCCTCCTTGCTGGAGGTGCTCCACAGCAGGGTGCAGGAGGCAGCCCCAGCCCAGTACAGAACTCAGCCTGCTGCTGCAGCTGCTCCCGACTCTCCCATAGCTGCTCCCTCAGAACCAGCTTCTCCTGCAGGGGCATGCAGCAGACAGGTTAacatgatgacacacacacttacactcatacactcagacacacacacttacactcagacacacacacacttacactcagacacacacacacttacactcagacacacacacttacactcagacacacacacacttacacgcatacacacacacacttacacgcatacacacacacacttacatgcaTACACGCACActtacaccagacacacacacatcttacacgcatacacacacacttacacttaAGACACACACAATGTTACACTAGGGatacacaccactctctctttaaTATCACTCCAtctctacaccacacacacatatccctgTCCCAggaaccatctctctctttaataTCCCTCCATCTAGGGAACAGGTTACCTCTCTCTTAAtatcctccatctctcacctctctctttaatatccctccatctctcatctctcctctctctctttaatatccctccatctctcatccctccatctctctctccaatatccctccatctctcacctctctctttaatatccctccatctctcacctctctctctttaatatccctccatctctcacctctctctctccaatatccctccatctctcactctctctttaatatccctccatctctcactctctctctttctgacactcGCTCTGTGCTGCGTCCAGGCGAGAGCGGAGGTGCAGACACTCCTGTCTCAGTTGCTCCTGCTCCTGACCAAGGCGCTccttcactacacacacacacacaattttgccTTTCACTGTTTAGGCTATTTCCCAATACAAACATTCATGTTATTCATTATCAGCCCACTTGTATGATAACATCCGCGTAGAGCCGTTTCAAGGGCAGCTTACTTGTCTCTGCAGCACGGGCTTTCTGCAGCATCTCAATCAGGTCTCCATTCACTACTTTGGGTAAGAACTCTCGGAGCTGCATGACCTCTGTAGTCAATCTCTCCAAGTCTCTTTTTCTGATTTGGACCAGGCCATCTCGGCTGTCAACCTAGAACAGAAAATCAATAGCCAGTCATGTGCATAAATGTTTTGTTACAGCTTTACTTGATTTTTGCAAGGTGTGGCTTATTTTTTGCCAATGTGCCAGGcaaatacactactgttcaaaagtttggggcacttagaaatgtccttgtttttgaaagaaaagcacattttttgtccattaaaataacatcaaattgatcagaaatacagtgcagacattgttaattaAGGCCAGCATCCGTGagccgcctcttcactgttgacgttgagactggtgttttgtacTATGTAATtatgctgccagttgaggacttgtgaggcatctgtttctcaaactagacactctaatgtacttgtcctcttgctcagttgtgcaccggggcctaccACTCTTTattttctggttagagccagtttgcactgttctgtgaagggagtagtacacagcgttgtacgagatcttcagtttcttggcaattttttgcatcgaatagccttcatttctcagaacatgaatagactgacgagtttcagaagaaaggtctttgtttctagctattttgagcctgtaatcgaacccacaaatgctgatgctccagatactcaactagtttaaagaaggccagttttattgcttctttaatcagtcaaccattttcagctgtgctaacataattgcaaaagggttttcttagCCTAATgttcagttagccttttaaaatgataaacttggattagctaacacaacgtgccattggaacacaggagtgatggttgctgataatgggcctctctgtacgcctatgtagatattctatttaaaaaatcagctgtttcctgctacaatagtcatttataacaatgtctacactgtatttctgatcaattttgtattattttaatggacaaaaaatgtgcttttctttcaaaaacaaggacatttctaagtgacctcaaacgtttgaacggtagtgtatgtgtatGCAGTAGTCATATCTGTAGTCTCCCTAGGCACAAAGGGTGCCTTCACAATGTGAACAATGCTCCTCGTGCTGTTGCCCGAGGTCTGGGATTTCCTGAGACTATCATAGCTGTAATTTTAGGTGGTGTGCAGTAGTCATATCTGTAATATTAGGTGGTATGCAGTAGCTGTAATATTAGGTGGTATGCAGTAGTCATAGCTGTAATATTAGGTGGTATGCAGTAGTCATAGCTGTAATATTAGGGTATGCAGTAGTCATAGCTGTAATATTAGGTGGTATGCAGTAGTCATAGCTGTAATATTAGGTGGTATGCAGTAGTCATATCTGTAATATTAGGTGGTATGCAGTAGTCATATCTGTAATATTAGGTGGTATGCAGTAGTCATAGCTGTAATATTAGGTGGTATGCAGTAGTCATAGCTGTAATATTAGGTGGTATGCAGTAGTCATAGCTGTAATATTAGGTGGTATGCAGTAGTCATAGCTGTAATATTAGGTGGTATGCAGTAGTCATATCTGTAATATTAGGTGGTATGCAGTAGTCATATCTGTAATATTAGGTGGTATGCAGTAGTCATAGGTGGTGTGCTGTAGCTGTAATATTAGGTGGTAGTGCAGTAGTCATAGCTGTAATATTAGGTGGTATGCAGTAGTCATAGCTGTAATATTAGGTGGTATGCAGTAGTCATAGCTGTAATATTAGGTGGTGTGCAGTAGTCATATCTGTAATATTAGGTGGTATGCAGTAGTCATATCTGTAATATTAGGCGGTATGCAGTAGTCATATCTGTAATTTTAGGTGGTGTGCAGTAGTCATATCTGTAATATTAGGTGGTGTGCAGTAGTCATATCTGTAATTTTAGGTGGTGTGCAGTAGTCATAGCTGTAATATTAGGTGGTATGCAGTAGTCATAGCTGTAATATTAGGTGGTGTGCAGTAGTCATAGCTGTAATATTAGGTGGTATGCTGTAGTCATAGCTGTAATATTAGGTGGTATGCAGTAGTCATAGCTGTAATATTAGGTGGTATGCAGTAGTCATAGCTGTAATATTAGGTGGTATGCAGTAGTCATAGCTGTAATATTAGGTGGTATGCAGTAGTCATAGCTGTAATATTAGGTGGTGTGCAGTAGTCATATCTGTAGGTGGTATGCAGTAGTCATATCTGTAATATTAGGTGGTATGCAGTAGTCATATCTGTAATATTAGTGTGGTCATATGTGCAGTAGTCAGTAGTCATAGCTGTAATATTAGGTGGTATGCAGTAGTCATATCTGTAATATTAGGTGGTATGCAGTAGTCATAGCTGTAATATTAGGTGGTATGCAGTAGTCATATCTGTAATATTAGGTGGTGTGCAGTAGTCATATCTGTAATATTAGGTGGTATGCAGTAGTCATAGCTGTAATATTAGGTGCAGTAGTATGCAGTAGTCAGGTGGTATGCTGTAGTCATATTAGGTGGTATGCAGTAGTCATAGCTGTAATATTAGGTGGTATGCAGTAGTCATATCTGTAATATTAGGTGGTGTGCAGTAGTCATATCTGTAATATTAGGTGGTATGCAGTAGTCATATCTGTAATTTTAGGTGGTGTGCAGTAGTCATATCTGTAATATTAGGTGGTATGCAGTAGTCATATCTGTAATATTAGGTGGTGTGCAGTAGTCATATCTGTAATATTAGGTGGTATGCAGTAGTCATATCTGTAATTATTAGGTGGTGTGCAGTAGTCATAGCTGTAATATTAGGTGGTATGCAGTAGTCATAGTCATATCTGTAATATTAGGTTAGGTGGTATGCAGTAGTCATATCTGTAATATTAGGTGGTGCAGTGCAGTAGTCATATCTGTAATATTAGGTGGTATGCAGTAGTCATATCTGTAATTTTAGGTGGTATGCAGTAGTCATATCTGTAATATTAGGTGGTATGCAGTAGTCATATCTGTAATTTTAGGTGGTGTGCAGTAGTCATAGCTGTAATATTAGGTGGTATGCAGTAGTCATAGCTGTAATATTAGGTGGTGTGCGGTCATGCTGTAGTCATAGGTGTAACATTAGGTGGTATGCAGTAGTCATAGCTGTAATATTAGGTGGTATGCTGTAATCATATCTGTAATATTAGGTTGTCATTTAAGAGTCCCTGTATGCATACAGTTCACTAGAAGCAGACCATCTTTGCTAGCTCTGAAATAGTTATTGCAGGTCTGGCATCTAGTGGACAAATCTGAAAATTACAATGTAAATGTCAGGACAAGGACGGACAGAACTTTCAGGTAAATTATCTCTTCACGCGACAAATAACGGACTCGCTCCTGACCAGACCGAAATAGTAACCTAATCCAACATTACTCGACCTACAAGTCTAGCTGACAGTGACTCTTCAACTTTGTTTGCTGAGATGGTTGTTACAAAGAGAGAACTTACTTGTGAATAAGTAGTAACTTCATCGTCATGTAAGTACCTGTGTATTCGTGTGTGGTTAGCTCTTGTTAGCTAATTACAGTAGCCAGCGTAGCTAGCAAACGTGCAGCTTCATGGAAGCTAATCTGCGAGCTCAATATTTTTGTTTTACTGTAGTGATAGTCAAAAATATGATATAAATACCTTTCCTTTCTTGCACAAAGCCCACATCTTTGTGTCTATGAATTGAGTCATTTTTAATTCCTCGGAGGTTTGTTTTGAGATGAGTTTAGTGCACTTGCCACTAGTGATGGGCATTCCGAGTCTTTTCGGTGAGCAGATTCGGCTCATTTGGCTCCGTTCAGGTAAAAGAGTCGGCTCATTTGGCTCCGTTCAGGTAAAAGAGTCGGCTCATTTGGCTCCGTTCAGGTAAAAGATTCGGCTCATTTGGCTCCGTTCAGGTAAAAGAGTCGGCTCATTTGGCCTCCGTTCAGGTAAAAGATTCGGCTCATTTGGCTCCGTTCAGGTAAAAGAGTCGGCTCATTTGGCTCCGTTCAGGTAAAAGAGTCGGCTCATTTGGCTCCGTTCAGGTAAAAGAGTCGGCTCATTTGGCTCCCCGTTCAAAATGTTTAAATATATCTAGAAACAAGGAAAACGTGCAAATCTCCTATGTAAATCACAAAAGTAGGCTACCATTATGTCAGATCGTGAAATGCGTGTTCAAATGCATTTTTACCTGGATAAATTATTCAGTTCTTTTAAACGCACTGCACATTTTAGGATGGACCAGAATGACGCGCTCTCCCCACTATTGATTGTTTCTGCAGTGAGAATTCACCCTCTTTAGATAATTATTTAGTAATTTATTTACAGGTAAGTTGTTTtgaaaaaaataactgtttgtagCTGTATGTAAATCACCAAAAAGAGCCGTTCGTTTTGCTCAAAGATTTATTGGTGGAATGTTTAATTACTCCAGCATAATTTCCGATAATCATACGTAATCTCTATGCAACGGCACTGTTTCACTAGGACACCAGTATGTTTTGTAAAGATACACCCACCCCCAAACATCTTCCTGCACTATTACCTACATCATGTCACGTTTGACCTTTCTAGCTTCCAGTGGGCTAGCTACAGTTCAGTTTCAAGAGTTCCTCCGTCATGTACTAAACTTCTACAGTACTCgctgtatatttgacctctctCTCACGGTTCAAATGTCTCATTCTCTCTGGTCGTGCTGTTGTTAAAGTGTACGAACGCAGTACGGCGGCTGGACCTCCTAAACAAGAACTTTTCATATGTCTGAGACCAGCCCCTCACGCCTCATGGAGGGGCATCCACTGTTTCCACAGAGGGGAGCCATGTTCTTGAGGATTGTGGTTGACTGAGTGATAGCTGTAGATGGAGAAACTACCACGTCATGTTCATTAGAAGAGGTACTGACTGTTGAATGACAGCCCTTCATCAGCCCAATACACACACCTTATCTTTTGAGCTAGTCCCTCAGTGGTAATGATGTCTGGGTGGATTCTACAGTTAGCTGAAGTGTCCTGCTCCCTGACAGAGGGAAAGGTGCAGAAGGCTGTGCAGTACGCTGCTGGGGACACCAGCATCAATGAAGAGATGCAGGTCTTCCAGACCCCAGAACCTGTAAAAGTGCTTTGTCTCTAGCATGGTAAACAAATGTAATGCAAATCCTTATTAAACTGACATACTACTGTTCAGGAGTATTACATTTTCTTATTTTCTGAGTGACATTGACAATTATGCATTTCTTTGCATTAATTTCAGATGCCTGGTTAAATATTGTACAGAGAAAGTGTATGTTATTCCCCCTGACAAAGCATGATTGCTCAATGTGAATGGACTTGTACCCTGTAATGTCAGTTCCAAAACAGACCACTAGATGGTGGCATTTAGCATTGATTACTTCTTAGGTTTCAAGAACTGGTACACTGATGACCCCAAAAAATTGCATGACTTTATTCAATAAGTACAGCCAAATATTTACATTTACACACAAGGAATGAACACATGGCAGAAACATTTGTTAGGTCATTCATTGTCTATCCCTGAGGACAGGGTCCAGGCCACAGTCCCATATCtttcagaactgccccactggacaCA
This genomic window from Oncorhynchus tshawytscha isolate Ot180627B unplaced genomic scaffold, Otsh_v2.0 Un_contig_821_pilon_pilon, whole genome shotgun sequence contains:
- the LOC112267645 gene encoding LOW QUALITY PROTEIN: heat shock factor 2-binding protein (The sequence of the model RefSeq protein was modified relative to this genomic sequence to represent the inferred CDS: inserted 3 bases in 2 codons), producing the protein MSRICSPKRLGMPITSGKCTKLISKQTSEELKMTQFIDTKMWALCKKGKVDSRDGLVQIRKRDLERLTTEVMQLREFLPKVVNGDLIEMLQKARAAETMKERLGQEQEQLRQECLHLRSRLDAAQSDDIKERVEKLVLREQLWESREQLQQQAEFCTXAGAASCTLLWSTSSKEEAVKDILADGKLQSFLSVAGQTLESFVKSLDGEAKAEQQDSNSHEQQFVLALAGVVTNVAAVTCGRDYLSSSAHVLLETLMQLLELLKPGVFPKLKVLMLMALYNVSISVKGLKYIREFPGLLXLIWTLLEDGDSEVCLHALRLLQSVLLEEALVGPGLLLDDPLLPLERIRTLATSSRHPALRQTAQETLDDLGSLRTSFLDPTAPPPLTKVQGLSQVGSYPTTADVPDQ